The following proteins come from a genomic window of Anabas testudineus chromosome 3, fAnaTes1.2, whole genome shotgun sequence:
- the tm2d3 gene encoding TM2 domain-containing protein 3 — protein MATICQRWRPDRGRCLKTYGIIIVLFMDLVSQCVNGYLSSPHVGQEPPYTRDAQHGPSITSPAVLASSSVSPTDNENYTSKCPSGGLCKRLPADCIQCNYQYNCTYGRPANFTCHTKKGVHCIGDSGQQQTNFSLTITCQFCWQLKPSDYRCSNSTNCMTVSCPRERYNATCDVSDHVHCLGKRRFQKRLFCNWTGGYKWSTALALSITLGGFGADRFYLGQWREGLGKLFSFGGLGIWTLIDVLLIGVGYVGPADGSLYI, from the exons ATGGCTACTATATGTCAGAGATGGAGACCGGACCGAGGACGGTGCCTCAAAACCTACGGAATTATCATCGTATTGTTTATGGACTTGGTCTCACAATGTGTGAACG GGTATCTGAGCTCTCCTCATGTTGGTCAGGAGCCTCCCTACACTAGAGATGCCCAGCACGGACCTTCCATCACCAGCCCTGCGGTCCTGGCTTCATCCTCAG TGTCTCCTACGGATAATGAGAACTACACTTCCAAGTGTCCCAGTGGGGGTTTGTGTAAACGCCTACCAGCTGATTGCATTCAGTGCAATTACCAGTACAACTGCACTTATGGAAGACCAGCTAACTTCACTTGTCACACCAAAAAAGGGGTTCATTGTATA GGAGActcaggacaacaacaaaccaacTTCTCCCTTACCATCACCTGTCAGTTCTGCTGGCAGCTGAAGCCATCTGATTACCGCTGCTCAAACTCCACCAATTGCATGACAGTGTCCTGCCCACGCGAGCGCTACAATGCCACCTGTGATGTTTCTGACCATGTACATTGTTTAG GTAAAAGACGTTTTCAGAAACGTTTGTTTTGCAACTGGACTGGAGGATACAAATGGTCAACAGCATTAGCACTCAG CATTACACTTGGTGGTTTTGGAGCAGATCGGTTTTATCTGGGCCAGTGGAGAGAAGGTCTGGGCAAACTGTTCAGCTTTGGAGGCCTGGGCATTTGGACTTTGATAGATGTGCTTCTAATAGGAGTTGGTTACGTGGGGCCTGCTGACGGTTCCCTCTACATTTAA
- the LOC113173971 gene encoding leucine-rich repeat-containing protein 49 isoform X1 has protein sequence MEPERTEGKTKRSHKHNSSVNDKLMLLTPMVNSCKLHITTAKSITPEKTSIENRLYTCSQRSVQTPSVPSFSSDFTDCSTHNLVPLAGGAQTGFAAVSPAAQEARDKSRRTTHSAGVNYYHNALNLPRPAGGSGGLHYNSGFPFTRMPCDSFPSSFQRIDLDRHCLEKCPQLGIMDELQVLNLQHNLITRIQHLSHLQQLVFLNLYDNHISEMSGIEALSSLRILMLGKNRIHKICCPGSLAKLNILDLHDNQIGKIENISHLSELRMLNLAGNSITRVENLQGLHCLTELNLRHNCISFVTEVERLPCLQRLFLSCNNITSFDQLACLGESRSLSELTLDGNPVALETWYKQAVLRCVLHLRQLDMKRITDEDRRMAGVQARKEEEKKRESHKQTIHKEKRRLAIRNAAQQWEGVKACLELPPANGTKEEVSPENSPAHSPAQTNGLVQEPSPDEPRRVSPGSGPERPSGGTESRLRTNSRPNSPRDPKLVEAGSSSVQSLSLSDSHLAELDGDTLRLFGLGALEALERGWGVQTAGAVTVITFRYMNFDAIVPTLPRIRVKFPNLSHLIFLETNINRLPQLAALAQVRRLDQLTIHPEGNPVVSLALWRSFVIYRLHHFNLQRINGQEVTMNDVIAAERVFGTLGHIAATETPRCRLLLLLEESRKRQLQFLLEGRGRRAGLSPEELRDNGKLLGESLSRALFNYPSRDCNVESPEEGTVESSERAAMIEQYLQELVQRASDTNLKGEALHKLWPSMFAEMVRDCVLEMRDRAAFRQASLAKLSETK, from the exons ATGGAGCCGGAGAGGACAGAGGGCAAAACGAAGCGCTCTCATAAACACAACTCTAGTGTCAACGATAAACTGATGTTGCTCACCCCCATG GTCAACAGTTGCAAGTTGCACATTACAACTGCCAAATCTATAACACCGGAAAAAACCTCTATAGAAAACAGGCTGTACACATGCAGCCAGAGATCTGTCCAGACGCCTTCGGTGCCATCATTTTCCAGTGACTTTACAGATTGCTCTACACATAATCTAGTACCACTAGCAGGTGGTGCTCAGACTGGTTTTGCTGCAGTTTCACCTGCAGCACAAGAAGCTAGAGACAAATCTAGAAGAACGACCCACAGTGCAGGGGTCAATTACTACCATAATGCTTTGAACCTTCCCAGGCCAGCAG GTGGTTCTGGAGGATTACATTACAACTCTGGTTTTCCCTTTACTCGGATGCCTTGTGACAGTTTCCCATCCAGTTTTCAACGAATTGACTTGGATAG GCACTGCCTGGAGAAATGTCCCCAGCTGGGCATTATGGATGAATTGCAAGTTCTCAACCTACAGCACAATCTAATCACGAGGATTCAGCATTTGTCACATCTGCAACAGCTGGTGTTCCTAAACCTGTACGACAACCACATCTCTGAAATGTCTGGCATTGAAGCTCTAAGCTCTCTTAGGATCCTTATGCTGGGGAAGAACAG AATCCATAAAATATGCTGCCCGGGAAGCTTGGCCAAACTGAATATTCTGGATTTGCATGACAATCAG ATTGGCAAGATAGAAAACATTTCTCACCTGAGTGAGCTGCGAATGTTGAACCTGGCTGGAAACAGCATCACCAGAGTAGAAAACCTGCAGGGCCTGCACTGTTTGACTGAACTCAACTTAAGGCATAACTGCATCTCTTTTGTG aCTGAGGTGGAACGCCTGCCCTGCTTGCAGCGCCTCTTTCTCAGCTGCAACAACATCACCAG TTTTGATCAGCTAGCCTGTCTTGGAGAGTCACGCTCTCTTTCTGAGCTCACCCTGGATGGGAATCCTGTAGCCCTGGAGACATGGTACAAGCAGGCCGTCCTGCGCTGTGTGCTTCATCTGAGACAGCTGGACATGAAGCGCATCACA GACGAGGATCGGCGCATGGCTGGTGTACAGGCTcgaaaagaggaggagaagaagagggagagtcACAAGCAGACCATTCATAAG GAGAAACGACGTCTGGCAATCCGtaatgcagcacagcagtgggAGGGTGTTAAAGCCTGCCTAGAGCTACCACCAGCAAACGGCACTAAAGAGGAAGTTAGTCCAGAGAATAGCCCTGCCCATAGCCCTGCCCAGACAAATGGTCTCGTCCAGGAGCCTTCTCCAGATGAGCCAAG ACGGGTAAGCCCAGGTTCTGGACCAGAGAGACCATCAGGGGGAACAGAAAGCAGACTTCGCACTAACAGCCGTCCAAACAGCCCACGAGATCCCAA GCTTGTAGAGGCAGGGAGCAGCAGTGTTCAGAGCTTGTCCCTGTCTGACAGTCACCTGGCAGAACTGGATGGAGACACCCTCCGTTTATTTGGACTCGGGGCCCTTGAGGCCCTGGAGAGGGGGTGGGGAGTTCAGACCGCTGGTGCCGTCACTGTAATAACCTTCCGCTACATGAACTTTGACGCTATTGTACCAACACTACCACGAATAAGGGTCAAGTTCCCCAATCTATCG CACTTGATCTTCCTGGAAACCAATATCAACCGTTTGCCGCAACTAGCAGCCCTGGCTCAGGTGAGACGTCTTGACCAGCTGACCATTCACCCTGAGGGCAACCCAGTGGTCAGTCTGGCTCTGTGGCGCTCCTTTGTCATCTACCGCCTCCATCACTTCAATCTGCAGAGGATCAATGGCCAGGAG GTGACCATGAATGATGTAATTGCTGCAGAGCGTGTGTTTGGGACACTGGGTCATATAGCAGCCACTGAAACTCCACGTTGCCGACTTCTTCTGCTGCTAGAGGAGTCCAG GAAGCGTCAGCTGCAATTCCTGTTAGAGGGGCGTGGCAGGCGAGCAGGACTGAGTCCAGAGGAGTTGCGAGACAATGGGAAGCTCCTGGGAGAAAGCCTGAGCAGAGCTCTGTTTAACTACCCAAGCAGAGACTGCAACGTAGAGAGCCCTGAG
- the LOC113173971 gene encoding leucine-rich repeat-containing protein 49 isoform X2, translating to MEPERTEGKTKRSHKHNSSVNDKLMLLTPMVNSCKLHITTAKSITPEKTSIENRLYTCSQRSVQTPSVPSFSSDFTDCSTHNLVPLAGGAQTGFAAVSPAAQEARDKSRRTTHSAGVNYYHNALNLPRPAGGSGGLHYNSGFPFTRMPCDSFPSSFQRIDLDRHCLEKCPQLGIMDELQVLNLQHNLITRIQHLSHLQQLVFLNLYDNHISEMSGIEALSSLRILMLGKNRIHKICCPGSLAKLNILDLHDNQIGKIENISHLSELRMLNLAGNSITRVENLQGLHCLTELNLRHNCISFVTEVERLPCLQRLFLSCNNITSFDQLACLGESRSLSELTLDGNPVALETWYKQAVLRCVLHLRQLDMKRITDEDRRMAGVQARKEEEKKRESHKQTIHKKRRLAIRNAAQQWEGVKACLELPPANGTKEEVSPENSPAHSPAQTNGLVQEPSPDEPRRVSPGSGPERPSGGTESRLRTNSRPNSPRDPKLVEAGSSSVQSLSLSDSHLAELDGDTLRLFGLGALEALERGWGVQTAGAVTVITFRYMNFDAIVPTLPRIRVKFPNLSHLIFLETNINRLPQLAALAQVRRLDQLTIHPEGNPVVSLALWRSFVIYRLHHFNLQRINGQEVTMNDVIAAERVFGTLGHIAATETPRCRLLLLLEESRKRQLQFLLEGRGRRAGLSPEELRDNGKLLGESLSRALFNYPSRDCNVESPEEGTVESSERAAMIEQYLQELVQRASDTNLKGEALHKLWPSMFAEMVRDCVLEMRDRAAFRQASLAKLSETK from the exons ATGGAGCCGGAGAGGACAGAGGGCAAAACGAAGCGCTCTCATAAACACAACTCTAGTGTCAACGATAAACTGATGTTGCTCACCCCCATG GTCAACAGTTGCAAGTTGCACATTACAACTGCCAAATCTATAACACCGGAAAAAACCTCTATAGAAAACAGGCTGTACACATGCAGCCAGAGATCTGTCCAGACGCCTTCGGTGCCATCATTTTCCAGTGACTTTACAGATTGCTCTACACATAATCTAGTACCACTAGCAGGTGGTGCTCAGACTGGTTTTGCTGCAGTTTCACCTGCAGCACAAGAAGCTAGAGACAAATCTAGAAGAACGACCCACAGTGCAGGGGTCAATTACTACCATAATGCTTTGAACCTTCCCAGGCCAGCAG GTGGTTCTGGAGGATTACATTACAACTCTGGTTTTCCCTTTACTCGGATGCCTTGTGACAGTTTCCCATCCAGTTTTCAACGAATTGACTTGGATAG GCACTGCCTGGAGAAATGTCCCCAGCTGGGCATTATGGATGAATTGCAAGTTCTCAACCTACAGCACAATCTAATCACGAGGATTCAGCATTTGTCACATCTGCAACAGCTGGTGTTCCTAAACCTGTACGACAACCACATCTCTGAAATGTCTGGCATTGAAGCTCTAAGCTCTCTTAGGATCCTTATGCTGGGGAAGAACAG AATCCATAAAATATGCTGCCCGGGAAGCTTGGCCAAACTGAATATTCTGGATTTGCATGACAATCAG ATTGGCAAGATAGAAAACATTTCTCACCTGAGTGAGCTGCGAATGTTGAACCTGGCTGGAAACAGCATCACCAGAGTAGAAAACCTGCAGGGCCTGCACTGTTTGACTGAACTCAACTTAAGGCATAACTGCATCTCTTTTGTG aCTGAGGTGGAACGCCTGCCCTGCTTGCAGCGCCTCTTTCTCAGCTGCAACAACATCACCAG TTTTGATCAGCTAGCCTGTCTTGGAGAGTCACGCTCTCTTTCTGAGCTCACCCTGGATGGGAATCCTGTAGCCCTGGAGACATGGTACAAGCAGGCCGTCCTGCGCTGTGTGCTTCATCTGAGACAGCTGGACATGAAGCGCATCACA GACGAGGATCGGCGCATGGCTGGTGTACAGGCTcgaaaagaggaggagaagaagagggagagtcACAAGCAGACCATTCATAAG AAACGACGTCTGGCAATCCGtaatgcagcacagcagtgggAGGGTGTTAAAGCCTGCCTAGAGCTACCACCAGCAAACGGCACTAAAGAGGAAGTTAGTCCAGAGAATAGCCCTGCCCATAGCCCTGCCCAGACAAATGGTCTCGTCCAGGAGCCTTCTCCAGATGAGCCAAG ACGGGTAAGCCCAGGTTCTGGACCAGAGAGACCATCAGGGGGAACAGAAAGCAGACTTCGCACTAACAGCCGTCCAAACAGCCCACGAGATCCCAA GCTTGTAGAGGCAGGGAGCAGCAGTGTTCAGAGCTTGTCCCTGTCTGACAGTCACCTGGCAGAACTGGATGGAGACACCCTCCGTTTATTTGGACTCGGGGCCCTTGAGGCCCTGGAGAGGGGGTGGGGAGTTCAGACCGCTGGTGCCGTCACTGTAATAACCTTCCGCTACATGAACTTTGACGCTATTGTACCAACACTACCACGAATAAGGGTCAAGTTCCCCAATCTATCG CACTTGATCTTCCTGGAAACCAATATCAACCGTTTGCCGCAACTAGCAGCCCTGGCTCAGGTGAGACGTCTTGACCAGCTGACCATTCACCCTGAGGGCAACCCAGTGGTCAGTCTGGCTCTGTGGCGCTCCTTTGTCATCTACCGCCTCCATCACTTCAATCTGCAGAGGATCAATGGCCAGGAG GTGACCATGAATGATGTAATTGCTGCAGAGCGTGTGTTTGGGACACTGGGTCATATAGCAGCCACTGAAACTCCACGTTGCCGACTTCTTCTGCTGCTAGAGGAGTCCAG GAAGCGTCAGCTGCAATTCCTGTTAGAGGGGCGTGGCAGGCGAGCAGGACTGAGTCCAGAGGAGTTGCGAGACAATGGGAAGCTCCTGGGAGAAAGCCTGAGCAGAGCTCTGTTTAACTACCCAAGCAGAGACTGCAACGTAGAGAGCCCTGAG
- the larp6a gene encoding la-related protein 6a produces the protein MHALVNAFMRCLSFLLPPSWLCVSFCLWVGNECEETLSRPNPRARFKSRKLLTYEEVAAVAAAALLETQGGCCPSVSPGPGCVSLAATSPAVPQGPLPGRIWIGGLWRAVERVLGAPWVLLRHHWSPKKPRAALRAPYPVCAFESSKIKTFQGGAAAAAAAAAAAAATTQEERADCGSTLTYSRNMSRSSGIPSPNPAECASDASAEQGIDEVITVDQHSQEMGTVTITVAIQAAEDEEPEEVSHNNIDFLGGSCSEDEIGRHDKSSGAGTSGGELEEESWQPPDSELIQKLVTQIEYYLSDENLEHDAFLLKHVRRNKLGFVSVKLLTSFKKVKHLTRDWRTTAYALRHSKILELNDEGRKVRRKSAVPVFASESLPSRMLLLSDLQRWPELAALTKENGSSEGGATQQEQLMKLLLKAFGTYGAIASVRVLKPGKDLPADLKRLSGRYTQLGTEECAIVEFEEVEAAVKANEAVGSEDGGASSLGLKVVLIGTKPPKKKVPKERPREEGGMRKSRSLNSRVRELQYHGEDSACSSSETESTPTSPRLARKSQSCNKLSPTTAGISFQNNHLSPSMSPRNSPWSSPRGSPCPQRKSPHSHKSPLASEGRLSPEPGRRWADYSSDSSLTPSGSPWVQRRKQVASQESSPVGSPMMGRKIQNADGLPPGVMRLPRGPDGTRGFHCVTVGERGKTAATQT, from the exons ATGCACGCCTTGGTGAACGCCTTCATGCGCTGCCTCTCCTTCCTCTTGCCCCCTTCTTGGCTTTGTGTCAGCTTTTGCTTGTGGGTTGGGAATGAGTGCGAAGAGACGCTGTCGCGGCCCAATCCGAGAGCTCGTTTCAAAAGCAGAAAGCTTCTTACATATGAGgaagtagcagcagtagcagcagcagcgctACTAGAAACACAAGGAGGCTGCTGCCCGTCGGTCTCACCAGGTCCAGGCTGCGTCTCTCTGGCTGCTACAAGCCCCGCTGTTCCTCAGGGCCCTCTGCCGGGTCGGATCTGGATCGGGGGTCTCTGGCGAGCCGTGGAGCGCGTCCTCGGAGCCCCCTGGGTCCTTCTCCGCCATCACTGGAGCCCGAAGAAGCCTCGAGCAGCTTTACGCGCCCCGTATCCTGTCTGTGCTTTCGAGTCGAGCAAGATTAAAACCTTCCAAGGaggcgctgctgctgctgctgctgctgctgctgctgctgctgctacaaccCAGGAAGAGAGGGCAGACTGTGGAAGCACCTTGACTTATTCGAGGAACATGAGCCGCTCCTCGGGGATCCCCAGTCCGAACCCAGCGGAGTGCGCCTCAGATGCGTCAGCGGAGCAGGGCATCGATGAGGTAATCACCGTGGATCAGCACTCGCAGGAGATGGGGACGGTGACGATAACAGTGGCCATTCAGGCGGCGGAGGACGAGGAACCGGAGGAGGTGTCCCACAATAATATTGACTTCCTTGGAGGCAGCTGTAGTGAGGACGAAATAGGAAGACATGACAAATCAAG CGGGGCCGGGACCAGCGGAGgtgagctggaggaggagagctggCAGCCCCCGGATTCGGAGCTCATCCAGAAGTTGGTCACTCAGATCGAGTACTACTTGTCCGATGAGAACCTGGAGCACGATGCCTTCCTGCTCAAACACGTCAGACGCAACAAGCTCGGGTTTGTCAGTGTCAAGTTGCTCACTTCATTCAAAAAG gtgAAACACTTGACTCGTGACTGGAGAACAACTGCGTATGCTCTGCGACACTCAAAGATACTTGAGTTGAATGATGAGGGGCGTAAAGTACGGCGTAAATCTGCAGTTCCAGTCTTTGCCAGCGAATCACTGCCCAGCCGCATGCTGCTGCTAAGTGATCTGCAGAGGTGGCCAGAACTGGCCGCTCTCACAAAGGAAAATGGAAGCAGCGAGGGAGGTGCCACCCAGCAGGAGCAGCTGATGAAGCTGTTGCTGAAAGCGTTTGGAACATACGGTGCCATCGCCTCTGTGCGTGTCCTGAAGCCGGGGAAGGACCTGCCTGCTGACCTGAAGAGGCTGAGTGGCCGCTACACTCAGCTCGGCACTGAGGAATGCGCAATCGTGGAGtttgaggaggtggaggctgcCGTTAAAGCCAATGAAGCTGTGGGGAGCGAGGATGGAGGGGCCAGTTCACTGGGGTTGAAAGTGGTCCTGATTGGCACCAAGCCGCCCAAGAAGAAGGTACCCAAAGAACGGCCACGTGAGGAGGGAGGGATGCGCAAAAGTCGCTCGCTCAACAGCAGAGTACGAGAGCTACAGTACCACGGGGAGGACTCGGCCTGCAGCTCCTCAGAGACTGAGAGCACCCCTACATCCCCTAGGCTGGCCAGAAAGTCCCAATCCTGCAACAAGCTCAGCCCGACTACTGCAGGCATCAGCTTCCAGAACAATCACCTGAGTCCAAGTATGTCCCCACGTAACAGTCCCTGGTCGAGCCCCCGTGGCAGCCCCTGTCCTCAGCGCAAATCTCCTCATTCCCACAAGTCTCCCTTAGCCAGCGAGGGCAGACTGAGCCCAGAGCCCGGGCGCCGCTGGGCAGACTACTCGTCAGACAGTAGCCTCACCCCTTCAGGGAGCCCCTGGGTTCAGCGGCGTAAGCAGGTGGCATCTCAGGAGAGCAGCCCGGTCGGCAGCCCGATGATGGGTAGAAAGATCCAGAATGCTGATGGCCTGCCTCCGGGTGTGATGAGGCTCCCAAGGGGCCCCGACGGAACCCGCGGctttcactgtgtcactgttggAGAGAGGGGAAAGACAGCTGCTACTCAGACTTGA